The proteins below come from a single Myxococcota bacterium genomic window:
- a CDS encoding 2Fe-2S iron-sulfur cluster-binding protein, producing MPKLTIDGREFQVAEGRTILQAIDDLGLLMNGVDIPHYCWHPKLTIDGSCRLCQVEIEGMPKL from the coding sequence ATGCCGAAGCTCACGATCGACGGGCGGGAGTTCCAGGTCGCCGAAGGGCGCACCATCTTGCAGGCCATCGACGACCTGGGCCTGCTCATGAACGGCGTCGACATCCCGCACTACTGCTGGCACCCCAAGCTCACGATCGACGGCTCCTGCCGGCTGTGTCAGGTCGAGATCGAGGGCATGCCGAAGCT
- the nuoF gene encoding NADH-quinone oxidoreductase subunit NuoF — protein sequence MQKEPYVKNYLSEHYGEDSYQTLSGYEDAGGFAGLKKALSLAPEEVTEQVKAAGLRGRGGAGFATGLKWSFMPKTSDRMKVIVINGDESEPGSFKDRMIMERGPFQILEGILIGAWAMGAKRSYIYVRGEYAEPIRVLEAAVGELRAKKYLGKAVMGKKGFEHEIVVHSGAGAYICGEETGLLESLEGKKGQPRKKPPFPAQHGAFGLPTTVNNVETFAHVPFILERGTEWFRARGTEKSPGTTLFGVSGHVERPGLFELPLGTPLREVLGLAGGVRGGRRLKGVMPGGLSMPILPPSELDVGMAEELLAPKGSHLGTGGVMVMDETTCMVRVACVTSYFFRDESCGQCTQCREGTGWLHKLCEKIEHGRGTAEDLALLDDVPSLMEGQTICAFADAAAWPIQGLLKHFRADFQAHIDGQKCPFAESFEL from the coding sequence GTGCAGAAAGAGCCGTACGTCAAGAACTACCTGTCCGAGCACTACGGCGAAGACAGCTACCAGACGCTGTCGGGCTACGAAGACGCCGGCGGCTTCGCGGGCCTGAAGAAAGCGCTGTCACTCGCGCCCGAGGAAGTCACCGAGCAGGTGAAGGCGGCCGGCCTGCGCGGGCGCGGCGGCGCGGGCTTCGCCACCGGCTTGAAGTGGAGCTTCATGCCGAAGACGAGCGACCGCATGAAGGTCATCGTCATCAACGGCGACGAATCGGAGCCCGGCTCGTTCAAGGACCGCATGATCATGGAGCGCGGTCCGTTCCAGATCCTCGAGGGCATCCTGATCGGCGCCTGGGCCATGGGCGCCAAGCGCTCGTACATCTACGTGCGCGGCGAGTACGCCGAGCCGATCCGCGTGCTCGAGGCCGCCGTCGGAGAGCTGCGCGCCAAGAAGTATCTCGGCAAGGCCGTGATGGGCAAGAAGGGCTTCGAGCACGAGATCGTGGTGCACTCCGGCGCCGGCGCGTACATCTGCGGCGAGGAGACCGGGCTGCTCGAGTCACTCGAGGGCAAGAAGGGCCAGCCGCGCAAGAAGCCGCCGTTCCCGGCGCAGCACGGCGCCTTCGGCCTGCCCACCACGGTGAACAACGTGGAGACCTTCGCGCACGTGCCGTTCATCCTGGAGCGCGGAACGGAGTGGTTCCGCGCGCGCGGCACCGAGAAGAGCCCGGGCACGACACTGTTCGGTGTATCGGGCCACGTGGAGCGCCCGGGGCTGTTCGAGCTGCCGCTCGGCACGCCGCTGCGCGAGGTGCTCGGCCTGGCGGGCGGGGTGCGCGGCGGGCGCAGACTGAAGGGCGTCATGCCCGGCGGTCTCTCCATGCCGATCCTGCCGCCGTCGGAGCTCGACGTGGGCATGGCCGAGGAGCTGCTCGCGCCCAAGGGCTCGCACCTGGGCACCGGCGGAGTCATGGTCATGGACGAGACCACCTGCATGGTGCGCGTCGCGTGCGTGACTTCCTACTTCTTCCGCGACGAGTCGTGCGGTCAGTGCACGCAGTGCCGCGAGGGCACGGGCTGGCTGCACAAGCTGTGCGAGAAGATCGAGCACGGCCGCGGCACGGCCGAGGACCTGGCGCTGCTCGACGACGTGCCCTCGCTCATGGAGGGTCAGACCATCTGCGCGTTCGCCGACGCCGCGGCCTGGCCGATCCAGGGCCTCTTGAAACACTTCCGGGCCGACTTCCAAGCGCACATCGACGGGCAGAAGTGCCCCTTCGCCGAGAGCTTCGAGCTGTAA
- the nuoE gene encoding NADH-quinone oxidoreductase subunit NuoE — protein MRAETRAQIEALFERYPQKRGALLPAIYLVQAEKGFVDDAGTRELAELFELKPVEVHEVLSFYNMFYTEPQGRHHVYVCTNVPCSLRGARSLLRGLEAYLGVHAGQTTQDGRITIGHEECLGSCGTAPVLRIDGVYHENVDFADARRLVDALE, from the coding sequence TTGAGGGCCGAGACACGCGCGCAGATCGAAGCGCTGTTCGAGCGCTACCCGCAGAAGCGCGGCGCGCTCCTGCCCGCGATCTATCTCGTGCAGGCCGAGAAGGGCTTCGTCGACGACGCGGGCACGCGCGAGCTCGCCGAGCTGTTCGAGCTCAAGCCCGTCGAGGTCCACGAGGTGCTGTCGTTCTACAACATGTTCTACACGGAGCCGCAGGGCCGGCACCACGTGTACGTGTGCACCAACGTGCCCTGCAGCCTGCGCGGGGCTCGCTCGCTCCTGCGCGGGCTCGAGGCGTATCTCGGCGTGCACGCGGGTCAGACGACGCAGGACGGCCGCATCACGATCGGACACGAAGAGTGTCTCGGGTCGTGCGGCACGGCGCCGGTGCTGCGCATCGACGGCGTGTACCACGAGAACGTCGACTTCGCGGACGCCCGCCGCCTCGTCGACGCGCTGGAGTAG
- a CDS encoding NADH-quinone oxidoreductase subunit A: MGEYAGLGLFVLLGSLAVGTFLFLTSVLGPKLEFSEKQEPFECGEHQLGSPNQRFSIKFYMVAVSFIIFDVEVVFLFPWAVVFKDFGFYGLAVMTPFLAVLAVGLAYEWLRGGLEWE; encoded by the coding sequence ATGGGAGAGTACGCGGGTCTCGGACTCTTCGTATTGCTCGGCTCCCTCGCGGTCGGAACCTTCCTGTTTCTCACCAGCGTGCTCGGGCCGAAGCTCGAGTTCAGCGAGAAACAGGAGCCGTTCGAGTGCGGCGAGCACCAGCTCGGCTCACCGAACCAGCGCTTCTCGATCAAGTTCTACATGGTCGCGGTGTCGTTCATCATCTTCGACGTCGAGGTGGTGTTCCTGTTCCCGTGGGCCGTGGTGTTCAAGGACTTCGGCTTCTACGGCCTCGCCGTGATGACTCCCTTCCTGGCGGTGCTGGCCGTCGGCCTGGCGTACGAGTGGCTGCGCGGCGGGCTCGAGTGGGAGTGA
- a CDS encoding NAD(P)H-dependent glycerol-3-phosphate dehydrogenase, whose amino-acid sequence MSAENPVRAAVLGAGSFGTCLSILLAERGFAVDLWARDTHIASAIEKHRRNPRYLTDFVLPKNVHATASLGDALADKELVISVVPSHAVREVWEPAHRLLRHDALVVSASKGIEVGTGKLCSDVLMEVLPARMHERLCFLSGPSFAREIAERRPTAVALAARNETYAVAAQSLISSPLFRCYTNSDVIGVELGGALKNVIAIAVGVADGMESGLNSRAALITRGLAEMTRLGVAMGANPVTFLGLSGVGDLVLTCTGDLSRNRQVGLEIGRGRPVPAVLAGLTQVAEGVRTAKSAYELAQKLGVDMPITSGVYLSLYEGKNPFEAASELRSRQLKSEME is encoded by the coding sequence ATGAGTGCGGAAAATCCGGTGCGCGCGGCCGTGTTGGGCGCGGGCAGCTTCGGCACCTGCCTGTCGATCCTGCTCGCCGAGCGCGGCTTCGCGGTCGACCTGTGGGCCCGCGACACCCACATCGCGAGCGCGATCGAGAAGCACCGGCGCAACCCGCGCTACCTCACCGACTTCGTGCTGCCCAAGAACGTGCACGCGACCGCGTCGCTGGGCGATGCGCTGGCCGACAAAGAGCTCGTGATCTCGGTCGTGCCGAGCCATGCGGTCCGGGAAGTGTGGGAGCCGGCTCATCGGCTGCTCCGGCACGACGCGCTCGTGGTCTCGGCCTCGAAGGGGATCGAGGTCGGCACCGGGAAGCTGTGCTCCGACGTGCTGATGGAGGTCCTGCCCGCCCGGATGCACGAGCGGCTGTGCTTCCTGTCGGGGCCGAGCTTCGCGCGCGAGATCGCCGAGCGCCGGCCGACGGCGGTGGCGCTGGCCGCGCGCAACGAGACCTATGCCGTGGCCGCCCAGTCGCTGATCTCGTCGCCGCTGTTCCGCTGCTACACCAACTCCGACGTGATCGGGGTGGAGCTCGGCGGCGCGCTGAAGAACGTGATTGCGATTGCGGTCGGCGTGGCCGACGGCATGGAGTCGGGGCTGAACTCGCGCGCGGCGCTGATCACGCGCGGCCTGGCCGAGATGACGCGGCTCGGCGTGGCCATGGGCGCGAACCCGGTCACCTTCCTCGGGCTCTCGGGCGTGGGTGACCTGGTGCTGACCTGCACCGGCGACCTGTCGCGCAACCGCCAGGTGGGGCTCGAGATCGGCCGCGGGCGCCCGGTGCCCGCGGTGCTCGCGGGACTCACCCAGGTGGCCGAGGGCGTGCGCACGGCGAAGTCCGCCTACGAGCTGGCACAGAAGCTGGGCGTCGACATGCCGATCACGAGCGGCGTGTATCTGTCGCTCTACGAGGGCAAGAACCCGTTCGAGGCGGCGTCGGAGCTGCGCTCGCGGCAGCTCAAGAGCGAGATGGAATAG
- a CDS encoding nucleoside hydrolase translates to MSARRVHIDTDPGIDDLLALALAFASPELEVCALTTVAGNAALPIVTANARRFCALAGRELPLGVGAFAPLALTPIDAAHFHGRDGRRGAPLPPVADAELAPARDVLRHSLVSRGVEAVIALGPLTNVATLAIEDPKLFANAEVLWMGGTLGAGNVTAKAEYNAYADPRALRLLLASGVRLRVVGLEVTTRIQLSGAEIAGHAFPDTARGRALAALLRGLCDAEKSLSGQDRALLHDPSAVTAAAAPDWFGFAPKTLEVCDREGAERGRIRARAEGGAAAWAVDARSADVRGSFLERVTAWAKGGAP, encoded by the coding sequence GTGAGCGCGCGGCGCGTCCACATCGACACCGACCCCGGCATCGACGACCTGCTGGCGCTCGCGCTGGCCTTCGCCTCGCCGGAGCTCGAGGTGTGCGCACTCACCACGGTGGCGGGCAACGCGGCGCTGCCGATCGTGACCGCCAACGCGCGGCGCTTCTGCGCCCTGGCCGGGCGCGAGCTGCCGCTGGGGGTGGGCGCGTTCGCCCCGCTCGCGCTGACGCCGATCGACGCGGCGCACTTCCACGGCCGCGACGGCCGGCGCGGCGCGCCGCTGCCGCCGGTGGCCGACGCGGAGCTCGCGCCCGCGCGCGACGTGCTGCGACACAGTCTGGTGTCGCGCGGCGTCGAGGCCGTGATCGCGCTCGGACCGCTCACCAACGTGGCGACGCTGGCGATCGAAGACCCGAAGCTGTTCGCGAACGCCGAGGTGCTGTGGATGGGCGGCACGCTGGGCGCCGGCAACGTCACCGCCAAGGCCGAGTACAACGCCTACGCCGATCCGCGCGCGCTGCGGCTGTTGCTGGCGTCGGGCGTGCGGCTGCGGGTCGTGGGGCTCGAAGTCACCACGCGCATCCAGCTCTCCGGCGCCGAGATCGCGGGGCACGCATTCCCCGACACGGCGCGCGGTCGCGCGCTGGCGGCGCTCTTGCGCGGGCTGTGCGACGCCGAGAAGTCGCTCTCGGGCCAGGACCGGGCGCTCTTGCACGACCCCAGCGCAGTCACCGCCGCCGCGGCGCCCGACTGGTTCGGCTTCGCGCCCAAGACGCTGGAGGTGTGCGACCGCGAAGGCGCCGAGCGCGGCCGCATCCGGGCGCGCGCCGAGGGCGGCGCGGCCGCCTGGGCGGTCGACGCGCGCAGCGCCGACGTGCGCGGATCGTTCCTCGAGCGAGTCACGGCCTGGGCGAAGGGCGGCGCGCCGTGA
- a CDS encoding PHP domain-containing protein, whose translation MSERFDFHSHTTVSDGSLSPTELVRRAEKNGVSGFALTDHDAVDGIAEARAEGERLGIEVLGGIELSVNEAEGTRAMHILGLGIDDAHAELRARLVELRHGRIGRAARIVSHLQAAGVAITLAAVEAQAAAGASLGRPHVARALVAAGAVRDSDEAFARWLRRGRPAYEPNPELSAQAAIALVHAAGGVAVLAHPPLSAGIDAPGGVAAFIERLVPFGLDGIEVWHPSHKSTVTRRLRRIAAAHGLLETGGSDFHGDDRPDVELGRGRGGKLRIGRDVRDAFEARWRARREALGLTHSPTGSNLGRPV comes from the coding sequence GTGAGCGAGCGCTTCGATTTCCACTCGCACACCACGGTATCCGACGGCAGTCTGTCGCCGACGGAGCTGGTGCGGCGCGCCGAGAAGAACGGAGTCAGCGGCTTCGCGCTCACCGACCACGACGCCGTGGACGGCATCGCCGAGGCGCGCGCCGAGGGCGAGAGACTCGGCATCGAGGTGCTGGGCGGGATCGAGCTGTCGGTGAACGAGGCCGAGGGCACGCGCGCCATGCACATCCTCGGGCTGGGCATCGACGACGCACACGCCGAGCTGCGCGCGCGCCTGGTCGAGCTGCGCCACGGCCGCATCGGCCGCGCCGCGCGCATCGTGAGTCACTTGCAGGCCGCGGGCGTGGCGATCACGCTGGCCGCGGTCGAGGCGCAGGCCGCCGCCGGCGCGTCGCTCGGTCGGCCGCACGTGGCGCGCGCGCTGGTCGCGGCCGGCGCGGTGCGCGACAGCGACGAGGCGTTCGCGCGCTGGCTGCGGCGCGGGCGCCCGGCGTACGAGCCCAACCCCGAGCTCTCGGCGCAGGCCGCGATCGCGCTGGTGCACGCGGCCGGCGGCGTGGCGGTGCTCGCGCACCCGCCGCTCTCCGCCGGCATCGACGCGCCGGGCGGCGTGGCTGCGTTCATCGAGCGGCTCGTGCCGTTTGGCCTGGACGGGATCGAGGTCTGGCACCCGAGTCACAAGTCCACGGTCACGCGCCGTCTGCGCCGCATCGCCGCTGCGCACGGCCTGCTCGAGACCGGCGGCAGCGACTTCCACGGCGACGACCGCCCGGACGTCGAGCTGGGTCGCGGCCGCGGCGGCAAGCTGCGCATCGGCCGCGACGTGCGCGACGCGTTCGAAGCGCGCTGGCGCGCGCGCCGCGAGGCCCTGGGTTTGACCCACTCCCCGACCGGGAGTAACCTCGGCCGCCCCGTATGA
- a CDS encoding aminotransferase class I/II-fold pyridoxal phosphate-dependent enzyme yields MSRKGDKSGPSTQAVHAGERVTRARVTDSLTTPIVQTAAFWFRDTQEVIAYQEGRHPSFEYGRYGNPTTRAVEVKLCELEGGADCVVSASGMNSVTTMLLALVPQDGHVVTTHDCYRRTRQFMQTLMPKMGVRCTVIDPADLAALERAVADGANLFFSESPTNPYLRCVDVAAVAERCRAAGTIVVIDSTLATPMNQQALALGADLVLHSATKYLAGHNDVLAGALVGKEAFIRPIRELHGVLGGVIDPHAAYLVLRGMKTLSLRVARANENAAAIARFLEQHDKIERVHYPGLPSHPDHAVAKRQMRNGFGGMVSFEVRGGLEGASKLIDALRVPYIAPSMGGVESLVEQPTVISYWDKTPAERAQLGIRDNLVRFSCGIEDADDLLRDLEQALERV; encoded by the coding sequence ATGAGCAGAAAGGGCGACAAGAGCGGCCCGTCGACGCAGGCCGTTCACGCCGGCGAGCGGGTGACACGCGCGCGTGTCACCGATTCGCTCACCACGCCGATCGTGCAGACCGCGGCGTTCTGGTTCCGCGACACGCAGGAAGTGATCGCCTACCAGGAGGGCCGCCACCCGAGCTTCGAGTACGGGCGCTACGGCAACCCGACCACGCGCGCGGTCGAGGTCAAGCTGTGCGAGCTCGAGGGCGGCGCCGACTGCGTGGTCTCGGCGTCGGGCATGAACTCCGTGACCACCATGCTGCTCGCGCTCGTGCCGCAGGACGGTCACGTGGTCACCACGCACGACTGCTACCGGCGCACGCGGCAGTTCATGCAGACGCTCATGCCGAAGATGGGCGTGCGCTGCACGGTGATCGACCCGGCCGACCTCGCGGCGCTCGAGCGCGCGGTGGCCGACGGCGCGAACCTGTTCTTCTCCGAGTCACCGACCAACCCCTACTTGCGCTGCGTCGACGTGGCCGCGGTCGCGGAGCGCTGCCGTGCCGCCGGCACGATCGTGGTGATCGACTCGACCCTGGCCACGCCCATGAACCAGCAGGCGCTGGCGCTGGGCGCGGACCTGGTGCTGCACTCGGCCACGAAGTATCTCGCGGGTCACAACGACGTGCTCGCGGGCGCGCTCGTGGGCAAGGAGGCGTTCATCCGCCCGATCCGCGAGCTGCACGGCGTGCTGGGCGGCGTGATCGATCCGCACGCCGCCTATCTCGTGCTGCGCGGCATGAAGACGCTCTCGCTGCGCGTCGCGCGCGCCAACGAGAACGCGGCGGCGATCGCGCGCTTCCTCGAGCAGCACGACAAGATCGAGCGCGTGCACTACCCCGGCCTGCCCAGTCATCCCGATCACGCGGTCGCCAAGCGCCAGATGCGCAACGGCTTCGGCGGCATGGTCAGCTTCGAGGTGCGCGGCGGGCTCGAGGGCGCGTCGAAGCTGATCGACGCGCTGCGCGTGCCCTACATCGCCCCCAGCATGGGCGGCGTGGAGTCACTCGTGGAGCAGCCCACGGTGATCTCGTACTGGGACAAGACCCCGGCCGAGCGCGCGCAGCTCGGCATCCGCGACAACCTGGTGCGCTTCTCGTGCGGCATCGAGGACGCGGACGACTTGCTCCGAGACCTCGAGCAGGCGCTCGAGCGGGTCTGA
- a CDS encoding methylated-DNA--[protein]-cysteine S-methyltransferase yields the protein MGLRLSTGVVETPLGQIRAAVTESGVVRIALPRSSGSGFAGWLRSVYADAERVPWLPLLDKLALELAEYFAGKRREFSLAVEPRGTDFQCAVWREIAAIPYGATLTYAEIARGAGRPAAVRAAGTATGANPIPILIPCHRVIAAHGKLGGFSGGLDAKRRLLALEKAATAELV from the coding sequence GTGGGGCTGAGGCTCTCGACGGGGGTGGTCGAGACCCCGCTCGGTCAGATCCGCGCCGCGGTCACCGAGTCGGGTGTCGTGCGGATCGCCTTGCCGCGCTCGAGCGGATCGGGCTTCGCAGGCTGGCTGCGCAGCGTGTACGCCGACGCCGAGCGCGTGCCCTGGCTGCCGCTGCTCGACAAGCTGGCGCTGGAGCTGGCGGAGTACTTCGCGGGCAAGCGGCGCGAGTTCTCGCTGGCCGTCGAGCCGCGCGGCACGGACTTCCAGTGCGCGGTGTGGCGCGAGATCGCGGCGATTCCGTACGGCGCGACGCTCACGTACGCCGAGATCGCGCGCGGCGCGGGCCGCCCGGCGGCGGTGCGCGCCGCCGGGACCGCGACCGGGGCGAACCCGATCCCGATCCTGATTCCCTGCCACCGCGTGATCGCCGCGCACGGCAAGCTCGGGGGCTTCTCGGGCGGGCTCGACGCGAAGCGGCGGCTTTTGGCGCTGGAGAAGGCCGCCACCGCCGAGTTGGTCTGA
- a CDS encoding phosphoribosylaminoimidazolesuccinocarboxamide synthase, protein MGIDPVLLRDQCRRTLGRSDFPELGRRIEGKVRDCYVKGDKRYLIASDRVSCFDVVVGTIPFKGQVLNQLAAFWFEKTQGVAPNHVLEVPDPMVTIGRECTPVPIEFVFRAYLTGATSTSIWRAYDAGERLYCGHRLPDGMRKHQKLPVALLTPTTKAEHGEHDQLTSREELIARGVISATKYDQAEAMLARLFAAGQAWAATRGLILVDTKYELGTDAAGDFVVIDEIHTPDSSRYWYADGYAEAFSQGTDPKSLDKEYVRRWLQERGYHGEGTPPTLPDEVRCEAAQRYIETYERITGRVFEPATDEPTQRIRRRLSLV, encoded by the coding sequence ATGGGAATCGATCCAGTTCTGCTCAGAGACCAGTGCCGCCGGACGCTCGGCCGCAGCGACTTCCCGGAGCTGGGCCGGCGCATCGAGGGCAAGGTGCGCGACTGCTACGTGAAGGGCGACAAGCGCTACCTGATCGCGAGCGACCGGGTGAGCTGCTTCGACGTGGTCGTCGGCACGATCCCGTTCAAGGGCCAGGTGCTGAACCAGCTGGCGGCGTTCTGGTTCGAGAAGACCCAGGGCGTGGCGCCCAACCACGTGCTCGAGGTTCCCGACCCCATGGTCACGATCGGGCGCGAGTGCACTCCGGTTCCGATCGAGTTCGTGTTCCGCGCCTATCTGACGGGCGCGACGAGCACGTCGATCTGGCGCGCCTACGACGCCGGCGAGCGCCTGTACTGCGGCCACCGCCTGCCCGACGGCATGCGCAAGCACCAGAAGCTGCCCGTCGCGCTGCTCACACCGACGACCAAGGCCGAGCACGGCGAGCACGACCAGCTGACCTCGCGCGAGGAGCTGATCGCGCGCGGTGTGATCTCCGCCACCAAATACGACCAGGCGGAGGCCATGCTCGCGCGCCTGTTCGCGGCGGGTCAGGCGTGGGCGGCGACACGCGGGCTGATCCTCGTCGACACGAAGTACGAGCTCGGCACCGACGCTGCGGGTGACTTCGTGGTGATCGACGAGATCCACACGCCCGACTCGTCGCGCTACTGGTACGCCGACGGCTACGCCGAGGCGTTCAGTCAGGGCACCGACCCCAAGTCGCTCGACAAGGAGTACGTGCGACGCTGGCTGCAGGAGCGCGGCTATCACGGCGAGGGCACGCCACCGACGCTGCCCGACGAGGTCCGCTGCGAGGCCGCGCAGCGTTACATCGAGACCTACGAGCGCATCACCGGGCGTGTCTTCGAGCCCGCCACCGACGAGCCGACCCAGCGAATCCGTCGACGTCTCTCTCTGGTGTAG
- the gshB gene encoding glutathione synthase, which translates to MRHLFIVDPLRGLSPDADTSVMFMREAARRGHDVATCDVSELSVGPGGLAWASWVETRVRESRDWYEVGGAGRGSLGQFDVVWMRKDPPYDLNYFFTTHILDLVPPTTLVVNAPRGLREVTEKLFILRFPDVCPESLVSRSIRELLAFRDQLGGEMIIKPLDGCGGAGVFHLTKDDRNVQALLELGTKSGTAYQIAQRYIPEVRAGDKRIIVVEGEPVGAVLRVPQHYESRANFHVGGTAAKTAVTPREREICARIGPALREHGIVFAGIDVIGDWLTEINVTSPTGIQEINRLDGVRLEKTVLDAVERRFAARPKN; encoded by the coding sequence ATGCGGCACCTCTTTATCGTCGATCCGCTGCGCGGGTTGAGCCCCGACGCCGACACCAGCGTCATGTTCATGCGCGAAGCGGCGCGCCGCGGTCACGACGTGGCGACGTGCGACGTCAGTGAGCTTTCCGTCGGGCCCGGCGGCCTGGCGTGGGCGAGCTGGGTCGAGACACGCGTGCGCGAGTCGCGCGACTGGTACGAGGTGGGCGGCGCGGGCCGGGGGTCGCTGGGCCAGTTCGACGTGGTCTGGATGCGGAAAGACCCGCCGTACGACCTGAACTACTTCTTCACCACCCACATACTCGACCTGGTGCCGCCCACCACCCTGGTGGTGAACGCGCCGCGCGGCCTGCGCGAGGTGACCGAGAAGCTCTTCATCCTGCGCTTCCCCGACGTCTGTCCGGAGAGTCTGGTGAGTCGCAGCATTCGCGAGCTGCTGGCCTTCCGGGACCAGCTCGGCGGCGAGATGATCATCAAGCCGCTCGACGGCTGCGGCGGTGCTGGCGTGTTCCATCTCACCAAAGACGACCGGAACGTGCAGGCGCTGCTCGAGCTGGGCACGAAGAGCGGCACCGCCTACCAGATCGCCCAACGCTACATCCCCGAGGTGCGGGCGGGCGACAAGCGCATCATCGTGGTCGAGGGCGAGCCCGTGGGCGCGGTGCTGCGCGTGCCGCAGCACTACGAGTCGCGCGCCAACTTCCACGTGGGCGGCACCGCCGCGAAGACCGCCGTGACGCCGCGCGAGCGCGAGATCTGCGCGCGCATCGGACCGGCGCTGCGTGAGCACGGCATCGTGTTCGCGGGCATCGACGTGATCGGGGACTGGCTCACCGAGATCAACGTGACCAGCCCGACGGGCATCCAGGAGATCAACCGGCTCGACGGCGTGCGCCTCGAAAAGACCGTGCTCGACGCGGTCGAGCGGCGCTTCGCTGCGCGCCCGAAGAACTGA